A region from the Hippoglossus hippoglossus isolate fHipHip1 chromosome 18, fHipHip1.pri, whole genome shotgun sequence genome encodes:
- the LOC117779194 gene encoding L-selectin-like translates to MEGIFIGVLCLSGCLTFSTCLLHQYHFVSDAMNWTEAQSYCRETYTDLATIENTEEMKKLKDTVSAAGHSSEVWIGLYSHIDWKWSDGFNKSGAEYRRWHHNRPNYLAANELCVVQLKSGTWFDIGCHMKKAFVCYRGTLEDSDFVLVNTAKNWSEAQRHCREHFRDLATVRNNADRDKIQNIIYPLRWAWIGLYRDPQIYWSDGSNYSFSSWYQDYNRLGSMKVVCGVADLKKGGKWRLFSCEERKPFVCYSMRGWCFLE, encoded by the exons atggaagggatcttcattggtgtcttgtgtctctcag GGTGCCTCACCTTCTCCACATGCCTCCTCCATCAGTACCACTTTGTGTCTGATGCAATGAATTggactgaagctcagagctACTGCAGAGAGACGTACACAGACCTGGCCActattgaaaacactgaagaaatgaagaaacttaaaGACACAGTTTCTGCCGCTGGTCACAGCTCTGAGGTTTGGATTGGCCTGTACAGTCATATTGACTGGAAGTGGTCAGATGGGTTCAACAAGAGTGGAGCTGAATATAGGAGGTGGCATCATAATAGACCAAACTATTTAGCAGCCAATGAGCTCTGTGTGGTCCAGTTAAAGTCTGGAACATGGTTTGATATTGGCTGCCATATGAAGAAGGCATTTGTCTGCTACAGAG GAACATTAGAGGATTCTGACTTCGTGCTGGTGAATACAGCAAAGAATTGGTCTGAGGCTCAgaggcactgcagagaacaCTTCAGAGATCTGGCCACTGTGAGGAACAACGCTGACAGAGACAAGATACAGAACATAATATACCCTCTCAGATGGGCATGGATCGGTTTGTACAGAGATCCTCAGATTTACTGGTCCGACGGGAGTAACTACTCATTCAGCTCCTGGTATCAGGATTACAACAGACTTGGCTCGATGAAAGTCGTATGTGGTGTTGCAGATTTGAAGAAGGGAGGAAAATGGAGGTTATTTtcctgtgaagaaagaaaaccatttgtctgctacagcATGCGTGGATGGTGCTTCcttgagtga